One window from the genome of Anopheles merus strain MAF chromosome 3R, AmerM5.1, whole genome shotgun sequence encodes:
- the LOC121596753 gene encoding uncharacterized protein LOC121596753 — translation MSLIATCILCQARLPFESSNSWILIRHLLDKHHPHEAMPLACNQNSNPPTKLTVPRCERSNQLVADDDSGEQEQRQDAGAARSDRQKRSRNVLLGARKTVYKTTVTQWKPARFRVKCGECGGRFYPTIRNAASRISNGLGAACILSCWPFCFLPALFTTASKYHLHCSNCNAYLGLYDVERDCLKEGKA, via the exons ATGAGCCTAATTGCGACCTGCATCCTGTGCCAGGCTAGGTTACCGTTCGAGAGTTCTAACTCGTGGATACTGATACGTCATTTGCTGGATAAGCACCATCCGCATGAAGCTATGCCGCTAGCGTGCAATCAAAATTCGAACCCACCAACAAAACTCACGGTGCCTCGCTGCGAAAGATCAAATCAATTAGTGGCGGATGATGATTCGGGGGAGCAGGAACAACGGCAAGACGCTGGCGCAGCCCGCTCAGATCGGCAAAAACGGTCGCGAAATGTGCTGCTTGGTGCGAGGAAAACTGTCTACAAAACTACCG TTACGCAATGGAAACCGGCCCGATTTCGTGTGAAGTGCGGCGAGTGTGGTGGCCGTTTCTATCCCACCATTCGTAATGCGGCGAGCCGCATATCGAACGGGCTTGGTGCTGCCTGTATCCTGTCCTGTTGGCCGTTCTGTTTTCTGCCCGCGCTGTTCACCACAGCGAGCAAGTACCATCTGCACTGCTCTAACTGTAACGCTTACCTAGGGCTGTACGATGTCGAGCGTGATTGCTTGAAGGAAGGAAAAGCCTGA